One Akkermansiaceae bacterium genomic region harbors:
- the alr gene encoding alanine racemase, with translation MGTLVFWYWAIKKKHYIRAVPDPRSAYPVSHPRAWAEINLGHLKHNYAAVRRHQDGGIMAVLKAGAYGHGIEKIAQALESLPCDSAPVFFGVASVIEARRLAEAGIKTRIYLLGPTCPFEREEIVARNWTPCISSIDEAEDFHQLAAGQRLQVHITVDTGMGRGGFLPHELKDLMPGLDHFSNLEIEGIGSHLPSADEDEAFTRAQYELFDGLIEQLGADRFRYIHLANSAGILAYRSRYTNLHRPGLMLYGISPLASFQTELKPALSLKSKVSLVRTLPAGHGISYGRDTVLEQETKVATIGIGYGDGYPRAVSSQHASVIINGIRCPLLGRVTMDQIMVDVSALPDCRSGDEVELFGENILVSEVARLAGTIPWAVLTGITPRVTRIYHA, from the coding sequence ATGGGTACTTTGGTATTTTGGTATTGGGCTATTAAAAAAAAGCACTATATTCGCGCCGTGCCAGATCCCCGATCAGCTTACCCCGTTTCCCACCCACGCGCATGGGCGGAGATTAACCTTGGACACCTGAAACATAATTACGCAGCGGTGCGCCGCCACCAGGATGGCGGTATCATGGCCGTTTTGAAGGCCGGCGCCTACGGGCATGGGATTGAAAAAATCGCCCAGGCACTCGAAAGCCTCCCCTGTGACTCGGCGCCGGTATTTTTCGGTGTAGCCAGTGTGATCGAAGCCCGCCGACTCGCCGAGGCGGGTATCAAGACCCGCATCTACCTTCTCGGCCCGACCTGTCCGTTTGAGCGTGAGGAAATCGTCGCCCGCAACTGGACCCCCTGTATTTCCAGCATCGATGAAGCAGAGGATTTCCATCAATTGGCAGCGGGCCAACGGCTGCAGGTGCACATCACTGTCGACACCGGCATGGGCCGGGGCGGATTCCTTCCCCATGAACTCAAGGATTTGATGCCCGGGCTCGACCATTTTTCCAATCTGGAGATCGAGGGCATCGGCTCCCACCTGCCTTCCGCCGATGAAGACGAGGCTTTCACCAGGGCGCAGTATGAGTTGTTTGATGGCTTGATCGAACAACTGGGTGCCGACCGGTTCCGGTATATCCATCTGGCCAATAGCGCGGGGATTCTAGCTTATCGAAGTCGGTATACGAACCTCCACCGGCCAGGACTGATGCTCTACGGCATCTCCCCGCTCGCGTCATTCCAGACCGAACTCAAACCGGCTCTCAGTTTAAAATCGAAAGTCTCTCTCGTGCGTACCCTGCCGGCCGGACATGGGATTTCCTATGGTCGGGATACGGTGTTAGAACAAGAAACCAAGGTTGCGACCATTGGAATCGGTTACGGAGACGGCTATCCACGTGCCGTTTCATCACAGCATGCCAGTGTCATCATCAACGGTATCCGCTGCCCGCTGCTCGGTCGGGTTACCATGGATCAGATCATGGTGGATGTATCCGCCCTGCCAGACTGCCGGAGCGGCGACGAAGTGGAGCTTTTTGGAGAAAACATCCTGGTGAGCGAAGTTGCCCGACTTGCGGGCACCATCCCATGGGCGGTATTGACGGGCATCACGCCCAGGGTCACACGCATCTATCATGCGTAG